From the Musa acuminata AAA Group cultivar baxijiao chromosome BXJ3-7, Cavendish_Baxijiao_AAA, whole genome shotgun sequence genome, one window contains:
- the LOC135643615 gene encoding uncharacterized protein LOC135643615, whose translation MFLRPLYELLLRLSPYESPCRRDGRMFGDSAASEFVSNRWLETGREFADLTYLSNLFFRELEEKFERLFSDVGHPVPSTFTDSYQEGLVLLLRCCMVMLHFLEFDLSLVVEKCKILLSILRRLCVPNLPFALCSCKLHPEADNIISGVTSLAPHWCPSDLIGINGPNEGARRPMLSFFRRILEVFIDEFLKNCQMRKHFTMTDNVSVTEQKLFVSHGSYGDIYAIQEIISSHFLLSTNDEWTFNGFINSLSWANEVENDVSEICLSTMLTLLGFRNMFFIPCMLEAHLLLWASKCISIQRPKVDRGLNEELMNSHILAFELSVNVYIGHISRIGLVSNINGEHVQPCYHDKKLSFDSCIQPMTYYKLQHQMDSLFEFCCLNSQDFLSETKADIANKSFAFIKENSHILDDIFRDEACLILQYIVINILSEENVEDTKHENESKISQEMYCFAAVLKLMSSSLLQIIWNLRQKGCVGGSEALGNKVACREYNFIAGIISCFGKYELNQLVKRILLDVIGSNSAKHESNLMLAHFASLLYHSFRRRLGFLWNSCIIMMMVILNLLIFEEGNLDVLMPLVVISKVTIQQSSEEKQIKASTCRSSVVASNLHHIQMLYLRKNHTTEIHEDQSTKCLTSIEDAKCNSYISGANTCNGETFIQSLPGNQKDPSEWADLVDFIEGTHGKDYSGWLRHRKRFRVWQHEKRLVMKGHKKEVVAARRLRSKRAK comes from the exons ATGTTCCTGAGACCTCTGTACGAGCTTCTGTTGCGTTTATCTCCCTATGAGTCACCGTGTCGACGGGATGGTCGAATGTTTGGAGATTCCGCCGCTTCCGAGTTCGTCTCTAATCGGTGGTTAGAAACAGGAAGAGAGTTCGCTGACCTCACTTACCTGTCCAATTTGTTCTTTCGTGAGCTAGAGGAGAAGTTCGAACGGTTGTTCTCTGACGTAGGCCACCCAGTGCCTTCCACGTTCACTGATTCATATCAGGAGGGACTCGTACTTCTGTTGAGGTGTTGCATGGTCATGCTGCATTTTCTCGAATTTGACCTCAGCTTGGTTGTAGAGAAATGCAAGATTCTCTTGTCAATTCTCCGGAGGTTGTGTGTACCAAATTTACCATTTGCTTTATGTAGCTGCAAACTCCATCCCGAGGCAGATAATATCATTAGTGGGGTCACAAGCTTAGCTCCTCATTGGTGCCCTAGTGATCTAATTGGGATAAATGGGCCAAATGAGGGAGCTAGAAGGCCAATGCTTTCCTTTTTCCGAAGAATACTTGAG GTGTTTATTGATGAATTTCTGAAGAACTGCCAAATGAGAAAACATTTTACAATGACAGATAATGTTTCCGTCACAGAACAGAAGCTTTTTGTATCTCATGGCAGTTACGGCGATATATATGCTATTCAAGAGATTATTTCCAGTCATTTCCTTCTATCAACTAATGATGAGTGGACATTCAATGGATTTATTAACTCACTGTCTTGGGCCAATGAGGTTGAGAATGATGTATCTGAAATATGCCTGAGCACAATGTTGACATTGCTAGGTTTCCGCAACATGTTCTTCATACCATGTATGCTTGAAGCACATCTGCTTTTGTGGGCTTCCAAATGCATCAGCATACAGAGGCCTAAAGTTGATAGGGGGTTGAATGAGGAACTGATGAATTCCCACATCTTAGCATTTGAACTTTCTGTCAATGTTTATATAGGTCACATTTCAAGAATAGGACTTGTCAGTAATATAAATGGAGAGCATGTTCAGCCATGTTATCATGACAAGAAattatcttttgattcttgtatccaACCCATGACCTACTATAAACTTCAACATCAGATGGACTCTTTGTTTGAATTCTGTTGCTTAAACTCTCAGGATTTTCTTTCTGAAACAAAAGCAGATATTGCAAATAAatcttttgcattcatcaaagagAATAGTCATATTTTAGATGACATTTTCAGGGATGAAGCTTGTTTAATTTTACAATATATAGTGATAAATATTCTTTCAGAAGAAAATGTGGAAGACACAAAACATGAAAATGAAAGCAAAATTTCGCAAGAGATGTATTGTTTTGCTGCTGTATTGAAGTTAATGAGTTCATCACTCTTGCAAATCATATGGAACTTGAGACAGAAAGGGTGTGTAGGTGGCTCTGAAGCATTGGGTAATAAGGTTGCTTGCAGGGAATATAATTTTATAGCGGGCATTATCAGTTGTTTTGGGAAATATGAATTGAATCAACTTGTTAAGAGAATTCTGCTGGATGTTATTGGATCAAATTCTGCAAAACATGAGTCAAATCTGATGTTGGCACATTTTGCAAGCTTATTATATCATAGTTTCAGAAGAAGGCTTGGGTTTTTGTGGAATAGTTGCATTATTATGATGATGGTGATTCTCAATCTTCTTATTTTTGAAGAGGGTAATTTGGATGTATTGATGCCATTGGTTGTTATATCGAAAGTAACAATTCAGCAAAGTTCTGAAGAAAAGCAAATAAAG GCATCAACTTGTAGAAGTTCAGTAGTAGCATCAAACTTGCATCATATTCAAATGCTCTATTTGAG GAAAAACCACACAACAGAAATACATGAAGACCAGTCCACAAAATGTCTAACTTCTATTGAGGATGCAAAGTGTAATTCTTACATTAGTGGAGCTAATACATGTAATGGTGAAACTTTTATTCAGTCTTTACCTGGAAATCAGAAAGATCCATCAGAATGGGCTGATTTGGTTGACTTCATTGAGGGCACGCATGGTAAGGATTACTCAGGTTGGTTAAGACATCGAAAAAGGTTCAGAGTATGGCAGCATGAAAAGAGACTCGTGATGAAAGGGCACAAGAAAGAAGTTGTAGCTGCAAGGAGACTTAGGTCCAAGAGGGCTAAGTGA
- the LOC135643359 gene encoding uncharacterized protein LOC135643359 → MDAIRKQLDVLMGANRNGDVTEVNRKYYDRDVCRLFLAGLCPHDLFQLTKMDMGPCPKIHSLQLRKEYEEAKAKGDHNFDRELEDMIERLIVECERKIQRALKRLEDEDAKAAIAISVSKVTQTPEAIELSKQIKEKLKEADVFDFEGKTDSKIRVLEVVEELKAQRADKQSVLLLDAFNKDRASLPQPIQNPSPLATLPVLNPPDPHTQEMINEKLKKAEDLGEMGMIDEAQKALEEAEALKKLGARQEPVLESSKYSAADVRITDQKLRVCDICGAFLSVYDNDRRLADHFGGKLHLGYMQIREKLAELQEERNKKRKIDRSEDDRRSKERSRDHDRAGSKDRDIDREVRGDNRDRGREHDRRNRDHDRHYDRDHRDRDRDTDRSRNYDSRSRRRSRSRSRDRGRDYDRHRRHDRY, encoded by the exons atggacgCCATCAGGAAGCAGCTCGACGTGCTCATGGGGGCCAACCGCAACGGGGACGTGACGGAAGTGAACCGCAAGTACTACGACCGCGACGTCTGCCGCCTCTTCTTGGCCGGCCTCTGCCCCCATGACCTCTTCCAGCTTACG AAAATGGATATGGGTCCCTGTCCGAAGATTCATTCCTTGCAGCTGAGAAAAGA ATATGAAGAAGCAAAAGCAAAAGGTGATCATAATTTTGATAGAGAACTTGAAGATATGATAGAAAGACTCATTGTAGAGTGTGAAAGGAAAATTCAAAGAGCCCTCAAGCGACTTGAGGATGAGGATGCTAAGGCTGCTATAGCAATATCTGTATCCAAGGTTACTCAG ACGCCTGAAGCCATCGAATTGTCGAAGCAAATAAAGGAGAAATTAAAAGAAGCTGATGTATTCG ATTTTGAAGGAAAAACTGATAGTAAAATTCGGGTCCTAGAGGTGGTGGAAGAACTCAAAGCCCAAAGAGCTGACAAACAG TCGGTGCTTCTTCTTGATGCTTTCAACAAAGACAGGGCTTCTTTACCACAGCCAATTCAAAATCCTTCTCCGTTAGCAACTCTGCCTGTTCTTAATCCTCCAGACCCTCATACCCAGGAAATGATTAATGAAAAACTAAAGAAAGCGGAAGATCTTG GTGAGATGGGTATGATAGATGAAGCCCAGAAAGCTCTAGAAGAGGCAGAAGCTCTGAAAAAG CTGGGTGCACGGCAAGAGCCAGTCCTAGAATCTTCGAAGTATAGTGCTGCTGATGTTCGAATA ACTGATCAGAAGTTGCGGGTATGCGATATTTGTGGAGCATTCTTGAGTGTCTATGACAA TGACCGTCGCTTGGCTGATCATTTTGGAGGGAAACTTCATCTGGGCTATATGCAAATCCGTGAGAAATTAGCAGAACTCCAG GAAGAGAGAAACAAAAAGCGGAAGATTGACCGTTCTGAAGATGATAGAAG GTCAAAAGAACGGAGTAGGGATCATGACAGGGCAGGAAGCAAGGATCGAGACATAGATAGAGAGGTTCGAGGTGATAATCGAGATAGAGGCAGAGAACACGATCGAAGAAATAGGGATCATGATCGGCATTATGATAGAGATCATAGAGACCGAGACAGAGATACTGATCGATCTCGCAACTATGATTCGAGGAGTCGAAGAAGGTCACGTTCTCGATCAAGGGATCGTGGCAGAGATTATGACCGGCATAG GCGTCATGATAGGTACTAA